One window of the Bubalus kerabau isolate K-KA32 ecotype Philippines breed swamp buffalo chromosome 9, PCC_UOA_SB_1v2, whole genome shotgun sequence genome contains the following:
- the LOC129659917 gene encoding transmembrane protein 14C-like, with protein MQDSSPLVPLHWIDFDYAALVAPGGITGYAKAGSVLSLAAGLLCSGLVGLGTYQLSQDREHFAFPSYFWNHCASLLMVAKLGVSAFCKLHQ; from the coding sequence ATGCAGGACTCCAGCCCACTGGTGCCTTTACATTGGATTGACTTCGACTATGCAGCACTGGTTGCCCCTGGTGGGATCACTGGCTATGCAAAAGCAGGCAGTGTCCTGTCCCtggctgctgggctcctctgcagTGGCCTAGTGGGCCTGGGTACCTATCAGCTGTCTCAGGATCGAGAACATTTCGCTTTTCCTAGTTACTTCTGGAACCACTGTGCCAGTTTGCTGATGGTCGCCAAACTTGGAGTTAGTGCCTTTTGTAAACTCCATCAGTAA